A DNA window from Tachysurus fulvidraco isolate hzauxx_2018 chromosome 4, HZAU_PFXX_2.0, whole genome shotgun sequence contains the following coding sequences:
- the ubr2 gene encoding E3 ubiquitin-protein ligase UBR2 isoform X4: MAAAESDREAPTALCSEFLTFSSKATAAKWLQATDLPKDVYQHLACYVPKIYCLGPNLNPQSEDLLAQLLLQAPMEWYLCGEEPSTGLAKLEQSNQPSHLCGHVFKVGEPTYSCRECAADPTCVLCMQCFLGSVHKEHRYRMTTSGGGGFCDCGDTEAWKKGSYCQKHEPNNGDSSQEDPLASLSADMIARTYNIFSIILKYAVDMLTWDRENELPPGLEPPERGDTYYCMLFNDEVHTYEQVIYTLQKAVNCTQKEAVSFATTVDRDGRKSVRYGDFQFCEQAKTVIVRNTSRQSKPLRVQVMHSSVVAHQCFALKALSWLGHVIRSSDALRRILCQVGLQNGTDGENSLVDTLMLNDSKMWKGARNVYHQLFMSSLLMDLKYKKLFAIQFAKNYQRLQTDFMEDDHERLVSVTSLSVQLFTVPTLARMLITEENLMTTIIRTFVDHLRHRDLQGRFQFERYTAQQAFKFRRVQSLIGDLKYVLISRPTEWTDKLREKFLEGLEAFLELLKSMQGMDPVVRQVGQHIEMEPEWEAAFTLQMKLTHIISMIQEWCASDEWVLIEAYKKCLTVLTHCHSGFTDGEQPITLSMCGHSVDTIRYCVSQEKVSIHLPVSRLLAGLHALLSKTEVAYRLPEQLPLSELSPPMVIEHPLRCLVLCAQVHAGMWRRNGFSLVNQIYYYHNVKCRLEMFDKDLMTLQAGASMMDPNHFLMIVLSRFELFHIFSSADCRKRYNRENANKDVVQQNSTLIEEMLHLIIMIVGERFTPGIGHVDNCEELKREIIHQLCIRPMAHSELVKALPENENKETGMERVIDSVALFKKPGVTGRGLYELRSECAKQFNLYFHHYSRADQSKAEEAQRKLKRQNGEELALPPPALPPFCPLFASLVNILQCDVLLGMVGAVLQWAVEPSGGHWSESMLQRVLHLIGMALLEEQQQLESSGDDNEVTFNFTLKISRPGEAPSSAPSILALLENLQSAPHLEVHKDMIRWILKMVVSIKTMRERTAAAPACEGAGHCHEETVRDKDKAERKRKAEMARLRREKIMAQMSEMQRHFINENKELFQQSLEELDASASTSAEHSPSSCDSALVCVGPRRWRARGGERRQVVTCILCQEEQEIRPDGRAMVLAAFVQRSTVMSKNRKRPPHKPDSYDPLFMHPDLSFGTHTGSCGHIMHSHCWQRYFEAVQAKEQRRQQRLRVHTSYDVENGEYLCPLCECLSNTVIPLLPLTKTTCSSSEQPGLTQWLNTTCQQIRALHCAHNQAKSTNVDETETVEDCPPPEGFRLDHTPVNPYSSSIREMLTTFGTAAYKVGLQLHPNEQDPRVPIICWGSCSYTIQSVERLLVDEEKPLFGSLPCRQDDCLSSLARFGSACWTVSSHSAVQNHFMRLLAALVPDTQVKNSPCILDVDMFHLLVSLVLSYSVLHCLDSSGLSADTAQLHLLHLVIVAHVVQILLTSVPEELTMEQESEGVEQKEEEHICLFYNTIRTRLGCLREVSSGWHLWRCVKAGILPFLRGAALFFHHLNGVPTPSELHVVGAGEWEALCAYLCLPSNLLQLYYNHQDIMDPLLQGWFSHPGMQPCLQSPKTLISFPRESNKLIDLPEDYSALINQASSFTCPKSGGDKSRAPTLCLVCGTMLCSQSYCCQTELEGEDVGACTAHTFACGAGVGIFLRVRESQVLFLAGKTKGCFYAPPYLDDYGETDQGLRRGNPLHLCRERYRKIQKLWRQHSITEEIGHAQEANQTLVGIDWQHL; the protein is encoded by the exons AAATGGCTTCAGGCAACAGACCTGCCCAAAGATGTCTACCAGCACTTGGCTTGCTATGTGCCCAAGATCTACTGCCTTGGGCCCAACCTGAACCCTCAGAGTGAGGATCTTCTGGCCCAGTTGTTGTTACAGGCACCAATGGAGTGGTATTTGTGTGGAGAAGAACCTTCAACCGGGCTGGCCAAGCTCGAGCAGAGCAACCAGCCTTCCCACCTCTGTGGCCATGTCTTCAAAGTGGGGGAACCCACATACTCCTGCAG GGAATGCGCTGCTGATCCGACATGTGTGCTGTGCATGCAGTGCTTTTTAGGCAGTGTGCATAAGGAGCATCGTTACAGA atgACGACCTCTGGGGGAGGGGGGTTCTGTGACTGCGGTGATACAGAAGCATGGAAGAAGGGTTCTTACTGTCAGAAACATGAGCCTAACAACGGTGACTCATCCCAAGAG GATCCGCTTGCCAGTCTCTCTGCAGACATGATTGCTCGTACATATAACATCTTTTCTATCATCCTGAAATATGCTGTGGACATGCTCACATGGGACAGGGAAAATGAACTCCCTCCTGGCCTCGAACCACc GGAGCGTGGAGACACTTATTACTGCATGTTGTTTAACGATGAGGTGCACACCTACGAACAGGTGATCTACACATTACAGAAAGCTGTGAACTGCACACAGAAAGAGGCAGTCAGCTTTGCTACTACAGTGGACAGAGAC GGGCGGAAGTCTGTACGCTATGGGGATTTTCAGTTCTGTGAACAGGCCAAGACTGTTATTGTG CGAAACACGAGTCGTCAGTCGAAGCCCCTGCGGGTTCAGGTCATGCACTCCTCAGTGGTAGCACACCAGTGTTTTGCTCTCAAAGCGCTCTCCTGGCTCGGCCATGTCATCAGATCCTCAG atgcCCTGAGGAGGATCCTGTGCCAGGTGGGACTACAGAATGGCACTGATGGAGAGAACTCCCTTGTTGACACTTTAATGTTAAATGACTCCAAAATGTGGAAAG GGGCAAGAAATGTTTACCACCAGCTGTTTATGAGCAGTCTGCTTATGGATTTGAAGTATAAGAAGCTCTTTGCTATTCAGTTTGCAAAG AATTACCAGCGCCTCCAGACAGATTTTATGGAGGACGATCACGAGCGCTTAGTGTCAGTgacctctctgtctgtgcaaCTCTTCACCGTCCCCACTTTG GCACGGATGCTGATCACAGAGGAGAACTTGATGACGACGATCATCCGCACTTTTGTGGATCACCTGAGACATCGAGACTTGCAGGGCCGATTTCAGTTTGAACGCTACACGGCACAACAGGCCTTTAAATTCCGCAGGGTCCAGAGTCTTATAGGAGACCTCAA ATATGTCCTGATTAGCCGTCCAACAGAGTGGACCGACAAACTCAGGGAGAAGTTTCTGGAAGGACTTGAAGCTTTCTTGGAGCTGCTCAAGAGCATGCAG GGTATGGACCCAGTAGTGCGACAGGTTGGCCAACACATAGAGATGGAACCAGAGTGGGAGGCAGCCTTCACGTTACAGATGAAGCTCACGCACATTATCTCAATGATACAAGAGTGGTGTGCCAGTGAT GAGTGGGTGCTAATTGAAGCCTATAAGAAGTGCCTAACAGTTCTGACTCACTGCCACAGCGGTTTTACTGATGGAGAGCAGCCCATCACCCTTAGTATGTGCGGCCACTCGGTGGACACTATCCGCTACTGCGTCTCTCAGGAGAAAGTCAGCATTCACCTACCTGTGTCTCGACTGCTGGCAG gACTTCATGCTCTCCTTAGCAAAACAGAAGTGGCTTACAGGCTCCCCGAACAGCTACCTCTG AGTGAACTGAGTCCTCCAATGGTGATTGAGCATCCACTTCGCTGCCTGGTTCTCTGTGCACAGGTGCATGCTGGGATGTGGAGGAGAAATGGCTTCTCATTAGTCAATCAG atcTACTACTACCACAATGTGAAGTGTAGGCTTGAGATGTTCGATAAAGACCTCATGACTCTCCAG GCGGGGGCTTCCATGATGGATCCCAACCACTTTCTGATGATCGTGCTGAGTCGTTTTGAGCTCTTCCATATCTTCAGTTCAGCAGATTGCAGGAAAAGATACAACAGGGAGAACGCTAACAAG GATGTGGTCCAGCAGAACAGCACTTTAATAGAAGAGATGCTTCACCTCATTATAATGATCGTGG GTGAGCGGTTTACTCCAGGCATTGGGCATGTAGATAACTGTGAAGAACTAAAGAGAGAGATCATTCATCAGCTTTGTATTCGTCCTATGGCTCACAGTGAGCTGGTCAAAGCCTTGCCTGAAAAT GAGAATAAAGAAACTGGAATGGAGAGAGTCATTGATAGTGTTGCATTGTTTAA GAAGCCAGGAGTGACTGGTAGGGGACTGTATGAACTCCGCTCAGAATGTGCCAAACAGTTCAACCTCTATTTCCACCATTATTCCAGAGCCGATCAGTCCAAG gCAGAGGAAGCTCAGCGAAAGCTtaagagacaaaatggagaggAGCTGG ctctgccTCCACCAGCCCTGCCCCCATTCTGCCCACTGTTTGCCAGCTTGGTAAACATTCTGCAGTGTGACGTGCTGCTTGGGATGGTGGGAGCTGTGCTGCAGTGGGCTGTGGAGCCTAGCGGAGGACACTGGTCTGAGTCCATGCTGCAGAGG GTGCTGCACTTGATAGGCATGGCTTTGCTGGAGGAGCAGCAACAACTAGAGAGCAGTGGGGACGACAATGAAGTTACCTTCAACTTCACACTTAAAATCTCCC GTCCTGGTGAAGCCCCCAGCAGTGCTCCCAGTATTCTGGCTCTATTGGAGAACTTACAGAGCGCTCCTCACTTGGAAGTGCACAAAGACATGATTCGCTGGATCCTTAAA ATGGTGGTTAGCATTAAAACTATGCGTGAGCGCACAGCTGCTGCACCTGCCTGTGAAGGAGCAGGGCACTGCCACGAGGAG acTGTGAGGGACAAAGacaaagcagagagaaagagaaaggccGAGATGGCTAGACTGCGCAGGGAAAAGATCATGGCTCAAATGTCCGAGATGCAGAGACACTTCATTAATGAGAACAAAGAGCTGTTCCAGCAGAGTTTAGAGGAGCTGGACGCCTCTGCGTCCACATCAGCAGAGCACAG CCCCAGTTCATGTGACAGTGCTCTGGTCTGTGTCGGACCTCGGCGCTGGCGTGccagaggaggagagaggaggcaGGTGGTGACATGTATCCTGTGTCAGGAAGAGCAGGAGATCAGACCCGATGGCAGAGCCATGGTGCTGGCTGCTTTTGTCCAACGCTCTACAGTCATGTCCAAGAACCGCAAAAGACCGCCTCACAAGCCAG ATAGCTATGATCCCCTCTTCATGCACCCTGATCTGTCCTTTGGTACACATACCGGCAGCTGTGGCCACATCATGCACTCTCACTGCTGGCAGAG GTACTTTGAGGCGGTGCAGGCTAAGGAGCAGCGCAGACAGCAGAGGCTGCGTGTACATACCAGTTATGATGTAGAGAATGGGGAGTACTTGTGTCCACTCTGTGAGTGTCTCAGTAACACAGTCATTCCTCTCCTGCCCCTCACTAAGACCACCTGCAG cAGTAGTGAGCAGCCAGGTCTTACTCAATGGCTAAATACTACCTGCCAGCAGATCCGAGCCCTGCACTGTGCTCATAATCAGGCCAAGTCAACGA ATGTtgatgagacagagactgtTGAGGACTGTCCTCCTCCTGAGGGTTTCAGGCTGGACCACACTCCAGT CAACCCTTATTCAAGCTCCATAAGGGAAATGCTGACAACGTTTGGGACAGCAGCTTATAAAGTTGGCCTTCAGTTGCACCCTAACGAGCAGGACCCTCGTGTGCCTATCATTTGCTGGGGCAGCTGTTCTTACACCATCCAGTCTGTCG AGAGATTATTGGTGGATGAGGAGAAGCCTTTGTTTGGAAGTTTACCCTGTAGACAG GATGACTGTTTGAGTTCTCTGGCTCGGTTTGGCTCTGCCTGCTGGACTGTTTCCTCTCACTCAGCGGTCCAAAATCACTTCATGCGACTGTTGGCag CACTTGTTCCTGATACCCAGGTGAAAAATTCTCCCTGCATTTTGGATGTGGACATGTTCCACTTACTG GTGAGTCTGGTGCTGTCTTATTCAGTATTGCACTGCTTAGACTCCTCAGGTCTGAGTGCAGACACGGCACAACTGCATCTCCTCCACTTGGTCATTGTGGCTCACGTGGTCCAGATCCTTCTCACCTCTGTGCCAG AGGAGCTGACCATGGAGCAAGAGAGTGAAGGAGTGGAGCAGAAGGAGGAAGAGCATATATGTCTCTTCTATAACACAATAAGGACTCGTTTAGGCTG cTTGCGTGAGGTTAGCTCGGGTTGGCATCTCTGGCGTTGTGTAAAGGCAGGCATCCTGCCCTTCCTCAGAGGAGCTGCTCTGTTCTTCCATCATCTCAATGGAGTTCCCACTCCATCTGAGCTCCATG TTGTAGGTGCAGGTGAATGGGAGGCGCTTTGTGCATATCTGTGTCTGCCCTCCAACCTGCTCCAGCTATATTATAATCACCAGGACATTATGGATCCCCTGCTTCAGGG TTGGTTCTCTCATCCAGGCATGCAGCCATGTCTCCAGTCACCTAAAACCCTCATAAg ttttcctCGTGAATCCAATAAGCTAATCGATTTGCCAGAGGACTACAGTGCACTGATCAATCAAGCTTCCAGCTTCAC ttgtcCTAAGTCAGGTGGAGATAAGTCTCGTGCTCCAACGCTGTGCTTGGTGTGTGGCACAATGCTGTGTTCTCAAAGCTACTGCTGCCAGACCGAGCTGGAGGGTGAGGATGTTGGAGCCTGTACTGCACACACCTTTGCCTGCGGAGCTGGTGTTGGCATTTTCCTCAG GGTGAGGGAGAGTCAGGTTCTCTTCCTGGCAGGAAAGACTAAGGGCTGTTTTTATGCTCCCCCATACCTTGATGACTATGGAGAAACTGACCAAGGGCTCAG ACGGGGAAACCCTTTACACTTGTGTCGAGAGCGCTACAGAAAGATTCAGAAGCTCTGGCGCCAGCACAGCATCACCGAAGAGATCGGTCATGCCCAGGAAGCTAATCAGACTCTGGTGGGCATTGACTGGCAGCACCTGTGA